From a single Balnearium lithotrophicum genomic region:
- a CDS encoding 16S rRNA (uracil(1498)-N(3))-methyltransferase codes for MRRFKIDRVKNGEAFLRGQEARHALKVLRLKKGDEIFVFDGEGREYLAVIDAASPTSVKVKILEETNVNRDSPLKSTLFMGITNKVQKFELAVQKVTELGVTEIVPVICKRSSTAQLVKNWDNKLRRWREISINAAKQCGRNVLPEIRTPIRLEDVEVDSELSFVLWEKGGKSFKDFQGYSANSVSFLVGPEGGLEREEIEVLEKKGFKPIYLGKRILRAETAAVAGMAIIQFIWGDLG; via the coding sequence ATGAGGCGGTTCAAAATAGACAGGGTCAAGAACGGCGAGGCCTTCCTGAGGGGACAGGAGGCCCGCCATGCCCTTAAAGTTTTGAGATTAAAAAAGGGAGACGAAATATTTGTTTTCGACGGTGAGGGTAGGGAGTACTTAGCCGTTATAGATGCAGCATCCCCAACATCTGTAAAGGTGAAAATATTAGAGGAAACAAACGTTAACAGGGACAGTCCCTTAAAGTCAACCCTCTTTATGGGAATAACGAACAAGGTTCAGAAGTTTGAGCTTGCAGTTCAAAAGGTAACAGAGTTAGGCGTAACCGAAATTGTTCCGGTAATCTGTAAGCGCTCCTCAACTGCCCAGCTTGTAAAGAACTGGGACAATAAGTTGAGAAGGTGGAGGGAGATATCGATAAATGCTGCAAAGCAGTGTGGAAGGAATGTTCTCCCTGAAATCCGCACTCCCATCAGATTGGAGGATGTAGAGGTCGATTCGGAGCTCTCCTTTGTCCTATGGGAAAAGGGAGGAAAGTCATTTAAGGACTTTCAGGGATACTCTGCGAACTCTGTTTCGTTCTTAGTGGGCCCTGAAGGGGGACTTGAGAGGGAGGAAATTGAGGTTTTGGAGAAGAAGGGTTTTAAACCAATCTACCTTGGAAAGAGAATACTTAGGGCAGAAACTGCAGCAGTTGCTGGAATGGCAATTATTCAGTTTATCTGGGGGGATTTAGGATAG